One Arthrobacter sp. Marseille-P9274 genomic region harbors:
- a CDS encoding major royal jelly family protein — MTDQMQELPAEQPLGQLEKVAYFHGAMPTGVTVSHEGRVFVNYPKWGDDVEYSVAEVVDGKAGAYPNQEINRSDPDNPAGTLISVQSVVVDPANRLWILDTGRPLFQPAEHGGPKLVCVDLAIDTVVKTLLFPKDVALSTSYLNDVRFDLRRGQEGIAYLTDSSDQGPNGIVVVDLATGESWRRLHDHPSTKAEELSDFVPVVEGRPVLERQPDGSAGPAIAMGSDGIAISSDGGRLYYCPLASRRLYSVATDALVDRSLDDVAVAATVTEEGDKGGAGDGLESDAAGYVYATNYEHNAVLRWASGSDGAWETVTHDTRLLWPDTLSLARDGYLYVIANQLHRQSDYQNGEDLRVKPYTLFRIRVDAEPVLLR; from the coding sequence ATGACTGATCAGATGCAGGAGCTTCCCGCCGAGCAGCCGCTGGGCCAGTTGGAGAAGGTCGCCTACTTCCATGGGGCGATGCCAACGGGCGTCACGGTATCGCACGAGGGCCGGGTCTTTGTGAACTATCCCAAATGGGGCGACGACGTGGAGTACAGCGTCGCCGAAGTTGTCGACGGCAAGGCGGGTGCCTATCCCAACCAGGAGATAAACCGGAGTGATCCGGATAATCCGGCGGGCACCTTGATCTCGGTGCAAAGCGTGGTGGTGGATCCGGCAAACCGGTTATGGATTCTGGACACCGGTAGGCCCTTGTTCCAGCCGGCGGAGCATGGCGGTCCCAAGTTGGTCTGCGTCGACCTGGCAATCGACACAGTGGTGAAGACCCTTCTGTTTCCGAAGGATGTGGCCTTGTCGACCAGCTATCTCAACGATGTCCGTTTCGATCTCAGGCGCGGGCAGGAGGGTATCGCGTACCTGACCGATTCCTCGGACCAGGGACCAAACGGAATCGTGGTCGTCGATCTGGCCACCGGCGAAAGTTGGCGGCGGCTGCACGACCACCCCTCGACGAAAGCGGAAGAATTGTCTGATTTCGTGCCGGTGGTTGAGGGGCGGCCTGTGCTGGAACGCCAGCCGGACGGCTCTGCCGGGCCCGCGATAGCGATGGGCTCGGATGGTATTGCCATCAGCAGCGACGGCGGCCGGCTGTACTACTGTCCACTCGCCAGTCGTCGGCTTTATAGCGTGGCGACTGATGCGCTGGTGGACCGCTCACTCGACGATGTTGCCGTGGCTGCCACAGTCACGGAGGAAGGGGACAAAGGCGGCGCCGGTGATGGGCTCGAATCGGATGCGGCAGGCTACGTTTACGCGACGAACTACGAGCACAATGCCGTCCTCCGTTGGGCTTCCGGTTCCGACGGCGCCTGGGAGACAGTGACACACGATACCCGGCTGTTGTGGCCCGATACGCTCTCGCTCGCCCGCGACGGATATCTCTATGTCATCGCGAACCAACTGCATCGGCAATCGGATTATCAGAATGGTGAAGACCTGCGGGTTAAGCCCTACACGCTGTTCCGAATACGGGTTGATGCCGAGCCGGTGCTGCTGCGTTGA
- a CDS encoding glutathione-independent formaldehyde dehydrogenase, whose amino-acid sequence MKAVIYKGPNDVGVEDVPDAKIEHPADVLVRITSANICGSDLHMYEGRTSFEPGRTFGHENLGEVVETGPAVSKVKVGERVVLPFNIACGFCKNCERGFTNYCLTMQPEAQLAGAAYGFADMGPYQGGQAEYLRVPYGDFNCLRLGEDAEEKELDYVMLADIFPTGWHATELAGVYPGDSVVIYGAGPVGLMAAYSAIIKGAGKVMVVDRQSDRLKLAEQIGAIPVDDSATDPVEFVKDQTMGFGADCGCECVGYQAHDPGGNEQPNLTLNRLVDSVRFVGGLGVVGVFLPQDPGAPDKLAQQGQVAFDYGNYWFKGQTMGSGQCPVKKYNRALRDLVAGGKASPSFIVSHELPLDQAPEGYRNFDSREDGWTKVVLHPAGA is encoded by the coding sequence GTGAAGGCAGTAATTTATAAGGGCCCGAACGACGTCGGCGTCGAGGACGTACCGGATGCCAAGATCGAGCACCCGGCCGACGTGCTGGTGCGGATCACCTCGGCGAATATCTGCGGCTCGGACCTGCACATGTACGAGGGCCGCACCAGCTTCGAACCCGGACGTACTTTCGGGCACGAGAACCTTGGTGAGGTGGTCGAGACCGGCCCGGCGGTGAGCAAGGTGAAGGTCGGCGAACGTGTTGTGCTGCCGTTCAACATCGCCTGTGGATTCTGCAAAAACTGCGAACGCGGCTTCACCAACTACTGTCTGACCATGCAGCCCGAAGCCCAGCTCGCCGGCGCAGCCTACGGGTTCGCGGACATGGGCCCGTACCAGGGCGGGCAGGCCGAGTACCTGCGTGTGCCGTACGGGGACTTTAACTGTCTGCGCCTGGGCGAGGACGCCGAGGAGAAAGAGCTCGACTATGTCATGCTCGCCGACATTTTCCCCACCGGCTGGCATGCCACCGAGCTGGCCGGGGTGTACCCGGGCGACTCCGTGGTCATTTACGGTGCAGGGCCCGTCGGACTCATGGCCGCCTACTCGGCCATTATCAAGGGCGCGGGAAAAGTCATGGTCGTGGACCGTCAAAGCGACCGCCTGAAGCTGGCGGAACAGATCGGTGCGATCCCGGTGGATGATTCCGCAACTGACCCTGTCGAGTTCGTCAAGGACCAGACGATGGGGTTCGGGGCCGACTGCGGCTGTGAATGCGTCGGCTATCAGGCGCACGACCCGGGCGGAAACGAACAGCCCAACCTGACGCTGAACCGGCTGGTGGACTCCGTCCGGTTCGTCGGCGGCCTGGGCGTGGTAGGGGTGTTCCTGCCCCAGGACCCCGGGGCCCCCGACAAACTGGCCCAGCAGGGCCAGGTGGCCTTCGACTATGGAAACTACTGGTTCAAGGGCCAGACGATGGGCTCGGGCCAGTGCCCGGTCAAGAAATACAACCGGGCCCTGCGCGACCTGGTCGCCGGCGGAAAGGCCAGCCCTTCCTTCATCGTCAGCCACGAGCTGCCGCTGGACCAGGCACCCGAGGGCTACAGGAATTTCGACAGCCGTGAAGACGGCTGGACCAAAGTTGTCCTCCACCCGGCCGGGGCCTGA
- a CDS encoding zinc-dependent alcohol dehydrogenase, with amino-acid sequence MKAMVYRGPYKVRVEEKDMPPIEHPNDAIVRVTRAAICGSDLHLYHGMMPDTRVGMTFGHEFIGVVEEVGPSVERVKPGDRVMVPFNIFCGSCYFCARGLYSNCHNVNPNATAVGGIYGYSHTCGGYDGGQAEYVRVPFADVGPGLIPDWMDDEDAVLLTDALPTGYFGAQLGDITERDTVVVFGAGPVGLFAAKSSWLMGAGRVIVIDHLEYRLEKARTFAQAETYNFTEYDDIVVHLKKITDYIGADVAIDAVGAEADGNLTQHITAAKFKLQGGSPVALNWAIDSVRKGGTVSVMGAYGPIFSAVKFGDAMNKGLTLRMNQCPVKRQWPRLFEHIRNGYLKPSDIITHRIPLEHITEGYHIFSAKLDNCIKPIVIPGG; translated from the coding sequence ATGAAAGCGATGGTGTACCGCGGCCCCTACAAGGTACGCGTGGAGGAAAAGGATATGCCGCCGATTGAGCATCCGAATGATGCGATCGTGCGGGTGACGCGGGCGGCGATCTGCGGGTCGGACCTGCACCTGTACCACGGGATGATGCCGGATACGCGGGTGGGCATGACGTTCGGCCATGAGTTTATCGGCGTGGTGGAGGAGGTCGGGCCGTCGGTCGAGCGGGTCAAGCCCGGGGATCGGGTGATGGTGCCGTTCAACATCTTCTGCGGCTCCTGCTACTTCTGCGCGCGCGGGTTGTACTCGAACTGCCACAACGTGAACCCCAACGCTACCGCCGTCGGCGGGATCTACGGTTACTCGCACACCTGCGGCGGGTACGACGGCGGCCAGGCCGAGTATGTGCGGGTACCCTTCGCTGACGTCGGGCCGGGGTTGATTCCGGACTGGATGGACGACGAGGACGCGGTGCTGCTCACCGACGCCCTGCCCACCGGATACTTCGGGGCCCAGCTCGGTGACATTACCGAGCGCGACACGGTCGTGGTCTTCGGGGCCGGTCCGGTGGGGCTGTTCGCCGCCAAGTCCTCCTGGCTGATGGGCGCCGGACGCGTCATCGTGATCGACCACCTGGAGTACCGGCTCGAGAAGGCCCGCACGTTCGCCCAGGCGGAGACCTACAACTTCACCGAGTACGACGACATCGTCGTGCACCTGAAGAAGATCACCGACTACATCGGAGCGGACGTGGCCATCGACGCGGTGGGCGCCGAGGCCGACGGCAACCTCACCCAGCACATCACGGCCGCCAAGTTCAAGCTGCAGGGCGGTTCCCCGGTGGCACTGAACTGGGCCATCGACTCGGTCCGCAAGGGCGGCACCGTCTCGGTGATGGGCGCCTACGGCCCGATCTTCAGCGCCGTGAAGTTCGGCGACGCCATGAACAAGGGCCTGACCCTGCGCATGAACCAATGCCCGGTCAAGCGCCAGTGGCCCAGGCTGTTCGAACACATCCGCAACGGCTACCTCAAGCCCAGCGACATCATCACGCACCGGATCCCGCTTGAGCACATCACCGAGGGCTACCACATCTTCTCGGCCAAGCTGGATAACTGCATTAAGCCGATCGTCATCCCCGGCGGCTGA
- a CDS encoding cysteine hydrolase family protein — MSLDFTYENIDKVIDRSHWVAPEIDPQRTMLLVLDMQKACAEPGGAMYIPSVGGAPEGKDTVQPVLNVLEACRAKGIPVVWSLWGLRGDGKDAGFADRKWGLEGQLAEFPGSWGNGGDELVAELVPAEGEPVMRKHRFSSFYGTALNEYMRRAGADTLVIAGLSTACCQITTAIDGANQDYKIIVLADTTAAVPAGDIENTPEGYGQHWEFLRNIQAHHGDVRTSIEFLELIGA; from the coding sequence ATGTCGCTGGACTTCACGTACGAAAACATTGACAAGGTTATTGACCGTTCGCACTGGGTTGCTCCGGAGATCGATCCGCAGAGGACGATGCTGTTGGTGCTGGATATGCAGAAGGCCTGTGCCGAGCCCGGCGGTGCGATGTACATCCCCAGTGTCGGCGGCGCGCCGGAGGGCAAGGACACCGTTCAGCCGGTCCTCAACGTGCTGGAGGCCTGCCGGGCCAAGGGCATCCCGGTGGTGTGGTCGCTGTGGGGCCTGCGCGGTGACGGCAAGGACGCCGGGTTCGCCGACCGCAAGTGGGGCCTGGAGGGGCAGCTGGCCGAGTTCCCCGGTTCCTGGGGCAACGGCGGCGACGAACTGGTGGCGGAACTGGTTCCGGCCGAGGGCGAGCCCGTGATGCGCAAGCACCGGTTCTCCTCGTTCTACGGCACCGCGCTGAACGAATACATGCGCCGGGCCGGCGCCGACACCCTGGTCATTGCCGGGCTGTCCACCGCCTGCTGCCAGATCACCACCGCGATCGACGGGGCGAACCAGGACTACAAGATCATCGTCCTGGCCGACACCACCGCCGCCGTCCCGGCCGGCGATATCGAGAACACCCCGGAGGGCTACGGCCAGCACTGGGAGTTCCTGCGCAATATCCAGGCCCACCACGGCGACGTACGCACCAGCATCGAGTTCCTCGAACTCATCGGCGCCTGA
- a CDS encoding type 1 glutamine amidotransferase domain-containing protein, whose translation MSLNGKHVALLIEDEYQILEGWYPKLRLEEAGARVSVIGSGTKKSYGSKEHYPMDADASAAEVAAADFDAVIVPGGFAPDNMRLHPEMVALVRDAHQGGKLVAAICHGGWMLASAGVLANGTRATGYQPIRDDVVNAGGTWVDEPVVIDGNVITSRTPVDLPAFGAALVHYLENN comes from the coding sequence ATGTCTCTTAACGGCAAGCACGTCGCCCTGCTGATCGAGGACGAGTACCAGATCCTGGAAGGCTGGTACCCCAAGCTGCGGCTGGAAGAAGCCGGTGCCCGCGTCTCGGTCATCGGTTCCGGAACGAAGAAGAGCTACGGATCCAAGGAACACTACCCGATGGATGCCGATGCTTCCGCGGCCGAAGTCGCTGCCGCCGACTTCGACGCGGTCATTGTTCCCGGCGGCTTCGCACCCGACAACATGCGCCTGCACCCCGAAATGGTCGCCCTGGTACGCGACGCCCACCAGGGCGGCAAACTCGTCGCCGCGATCTGCCACGGCGGATGGATGCTCGCCTCCGCCGGCGTCCTGGCCAACGGTACCCGCGCCACCGGCTACCAGCCCATCCGCGACGACGTGGTCAACGCCGGAGGCACCTGGGTCGACGAACCCGTTGTCATCGACGGCAACGTCATCACCTCCCGCACCCCCGTGGACCTGCCCGCCTTCGGCGCCGCCCTGGTCCACTACCTCGAAAACAACTAA
- a CDS encoding GMC family oxidoreductase, with translation MSAFKRKPEPVDAIVVGLGANGGTAAKVLSEAGLKTIGFDRGPWLRAHEHYSGDELKFVNRDYMWPDPKMFPRTIRYDENSEAERFPFSPTPQMVGGGTNHWAGWVPRPRESDFMMRSLHGDIDGASLADWPFRYEHLEPYLTKVEWAFGVSGIAGADKYEPYRSKGYPSPPLRPTRYGKRFYDACNKLGINAFPIPHAMVTNNHNGRDPFNQTSFWNQYGDPSGARSNILTTFIPEALATGNFEVRAESFVREVKLGRDGKATGVIYIDPDGNEVEQDAKVVILALGAIESARLMMLSKSSQFPDGLANGSGLLGKNATFHEYLFAVGLFDKDIDEPLNGWTGNYISGGSLEFYETDESRGHIGGCIISASQTCHPINWVFPGRPSWGEALKDADRNYFNYAMKIGLILHDLPVESNRVDLDPNVKDAFGLPVARITHRPHSNDVAMGKWQVDKNIEILDAAGARKTVPVYLDKMTGNTCHQHGTARMGTDPSKSVLNEWGQAHEVENVFVVDGSGFPTATGVNPTLTMMANAWRCSEYIAEVYSKGREEHLALVK, from the coding sequence ATGTCGGCATTCAAGAGGAAGCCAGAGCCGGTTGACGCGATCGTTGTCGGCCTCGGCGCCAACGGAGGAACCGCTGCGAAGGTTCTTTCGGAAGCAGGCTTGAAAACGATTGGCTTTGACCGCGGCCCCTGGCTTCGCGCCCACGAACATTACTCGGGCGATGAACTGAAGTTCGTCAACCGTGACTACATGTGGCCCGACCCCAAGATGTTCCCGCGGACGATCCGGTATGACGAAAACTCGGAGGCCGAGCGCTTCCCGTTCTCGCCGACGCCGCAGATGGTCGGCGGAGGAACCAACCACTGGGCGGGATGGGTTCCGCGGCCAAGGGAATCCGACTTCATGATGCGTTCGCTGCATGGTGACATCGACGGGGCGAGCCTGGCTGACTGGCCGTTCCGCTATGAGCACCTGGAACCGTATCTGACCAAGGTCGAGTGGGCTTTTGGAGTTTCCGGTATCGCGGGCGCCGACAAGTACGAGCCGTACCGCAGCAAGGGCTACCCCAGCCCGCCGCTGCGCCCCACCCGGTACGGGAAGCGGTTCTACGACGCCTGCAACAAGCTTGGCATCAACGCCTTCCCGATTCCGCATGCCATGGTGACGAACAACCACAACGGCCGGGACCCGTTCAACCAGACGAGCTTCTGGAACCAGTACGGTGATCCCAGCGGAGCCCGCTCCAATATCCTGACGACCTTCATCCCGGAGGCGCTGGCGACGGGCAATTTCGAAGTCCGGGCCGAGAGCTTCGTCCGCGAGGTGAAGTTGGGCAGGGACGGCAAGGCCACGGGCGTCATTTACATCGACCCGGACGGCAACGAAGTCGAACAGGACGCAAAAGTCGTCATCCTTGCCCTGGGTGCGATTGAGTCGGCGCGTCTAATGATGCTGTCCAAGTCGTCGCAGTTCCCGGATGGTCTGGCCAATGGCAGCGGCCTGCTGGGCAAGAACGCTACCTTCCACGAGTACCTGTTCGCGGTCGGCCTGTTCGATAAGGACATCGATGAGCCGCTGAACGGCTGGACCGGCAACTACATCAGTGGCGGCTCGCTGGAGTTCTATGAAACGGACGAAAGCCGCGGACATATCGGCGGCTGCATCATCTCCGCTTCCCAGACCTGCCATCCGATCAACTGGGTTTTCCCCGGCCGGCCCAGCTGGGGGGAAGCACTGAAAGACGCGGACCGTAACTACTTCAACTACGCGATGAAGATCGGCCTGATCCTGCACGACCTGCCGGTGGAATCCAACCGTGTAGACCTTGACCCGAACGTCAAGGACGCATTTGGCCTTCCCGTAGCCCGTATCACCCACCGCCCGCACAGCAACGACGTCGCCATGGGCAAATGGCAGGTTGATAAGAACATCGAAATCCTGGACGCCGCGGGAGCCCGCAAAACCGTCCCGGTGTATCTGGACAAGATGACCGGCAACACCTGCCACCAGCATGGGACGGCCCGCATGGGTACCGACCCGTCGAAGAGCGTGCTGAACGAATGGGGTCAGGCGCACGAGGTCGAGAACGTGTTCGTCGTCGATGGTTCCGGTTTCCCGACGGCGACCGGCGTAAATCCGACCCTGACCATGATGGCCAACGCGTGGCGGTGCAGCGAATACATCGCCGAGGTCTATTCAAAGGGCCGCGAAGAGCACCTAGCCCTGGTCAAATAA